In one Pseudomonas sp. R84 genomic region, the following are encoded:
- a CDS encoding HAMP domain-containing sensor histidine kinase, which translates to MSLPNPSDGWRSSSSRLLALYSSLFVAWSAILMGVMYYEVSGYLDNLAKHSLMQRQHLFSHFRGEQLEDALAASMTFDIRGIDAYGLFDADGVYLGGALQQIPEGLPLDGKIHMLADCADSDDPTLPNDSCDAVATQTRDGRWLVLLRDNGSLFAVTRIILHALFWGVSLTILPGIAGWHLLRRRPLRRIRAIQDSAQAIVAGDLTHRLPLSNRRDELDMLAAIVNAMLERIERLMNEVKGVCDNIAHDLRTPLTRLRAQLYRMQQQAGEGSQEAAQLDLVLAEADTLMARFRGLLRISELEDRQRRSGFVELDPVQLLEELHEFYLPLAEEGELRFDLNMPETLPALNGDRALLFEALANLLSNSIKFTPPGGTVMLRGVNAGGQTRIEVHDSGPGIPEAEREAVFQRFYRAEGGQPQGGFGLGLSIVAAIVSLHGFSLEVGSSDLGGAKLVLDCRQSLIENS; encoded by the coding sequence ATGTCATTGCCGAACCCGTCTGACGGCTGGCGCTCCTCCAGCAGCCGCTTGCTGGCGCTGTACAGTTCGCTGTTCGTGGCCTGGAGCGCGATCCTCATGGGGGTCATGTATTACGAGGTTTCCGGCTACCTCGACAACCTCGCCAAACATTCGCTGATGCAACGTCAGCATCTGTTTTCGCACTTTCGCGGCGAGCAACTGGAAGACGCCCTCGCCGCCAGCATGACTTTCGATATTCGCGGCATCGACGCCTATGGCTTGTTCGATGCCGACGGCGTTTACCTCGGCGGTGCCTTGCAGCAGATCCCCGAGGGCCTACCGCTGGACGGCAAGATCCACATGCTCGCCGACTGCGCCGACTCCGATGACCCGACCCTGCCCAATGACAGCTGCGACGCGGTCGCCACGCAAACCCGCGACGGTCGCTGGCTGGTGTTGCTGCGCGACAACGGCTCGCTGTTCGCCGTCACGCGGATCATTTTGCATGCGTTGTTCTGGGGCGTGTCGCTGACGATTTTGCCGGGGATTGCCGGGTGGCATTTGCTGCGGCGCCGACCGTTGCGGCGAATTCGCGCGATTCAGGACAGCGCCCAGGCGATTGTCGCCGGCGATCTGACTCATCGATTACCGCTGTCCAATCGCCGCGACGAACTGGATATGCTCGCCGCTATCGTCAACGCCATGCTGGAGCGCATCGAGCGTTTGATGAATGAAGTCAAAGGCGTCTGCGACAACATCGCCCATGATTTGCGTACCCCGCTGACGCGCCTGCGCGCGCAGTTGTATCGCATGCAGCAACAGGCCGGCGAAGGTTCGCAGGAGGCGGCGCAACTGGATCTGGTGCTGGCGGAAGCGGATACGCTGATGGCGCGGTTTCGCGGTTTGCTACGGATTTCCGAACTGGAAGATCGCCAGCGCCGCTCAGGCTTTGTCGAACTCGACCCGGTGCAATTGCTGGAAGAACTGCATGAGTTTTACCTGCCGCTGGCCGAGGAAGGCGAGCTGCGTTTCGATTTGAACATGCCGGAAACATTACCGGCGCTGAACGGTGATCGGGCATTGCTGTTCGAGGCGTTGGCGAATTTGCTGAGCAACTCGATCAAGTTCACGCCGCCGGGCGGCACGGTGATGTTGCGTGGGGTCAACGCGGGTGGACAGACGCGGATCGAGGTGCACGACTCAGGACCGGGGATTCCCGAGGCTGAGCGTGAGGCGGTGTTCCAGCGTTTCTATCGCGCCGAGGGTGGGCAGCCGCAGGGTGGCTTTGGTTTGGGGCTGTCGATTGTCGCGGCGATTGTCAGTTTGCATGGCTTCAGTCTTGAAGTCGGCAGCAGTGATCTGGGCGGGGCGAAACTGGTGCTCGATTGCCGGCAGAGCCTGATCGAGAATTCCTGA
- a CDS encoding membrane protein, with amino-acid sequence MNRSPDGFYPAVEESSSVSGVSWGAIFAGAAAAAALSMILVLLGFGLGFSAVSPWAGEGVSAKGLGISTIVWLAATQIIASGMGGYIAGRLRVKWANMHGDEVYFRDTAHGFLAWCVATLVTAVLVVGSVSSVISGGVQAGASVAGGAASAMTQAAGSAAANTDSNQYGYYIDSLFRDDRPASVSDDAAHGAVARIFAQSLANGQLSAEDRTYLAQLVAQRTNLTQADAERRVDEIYARTQKALADAKLKAQQAADTAAKVAAWTSLWMFISLLAGAFFASLAATYGGRRRDAVEYVEVDTYTTTTPVR; translated from the coding sequence ATGAATAGATCCCCTGATGGGTTTTATCCCGCCGTTGAAGAGTCGAGCAGCGTTTCGGGCGTGTCCTGGGGCGCGATTTTCGCCGGTGCTGCGGCTGCCGCTGCACTGTCGATGATTTTGGTTTTGCTCGGGTTCGGTTTGGGTTTCTCTGCCGTTTCACCGTGGGCCGGAGAGGGCGTAAGCGCCAAGGGCCTGGGCATTTCTACGATAGTCTGGCTGGCGGCGACGCAAATCATCGCTTCCGGCATGGGTGGCTACATCGCCGGTCGCCTGCGGGTGAAGTGGGCGAACATGCACGGTGACGAGGTGTATTTCCGCGACACCGCCCACGGCTTCCTTGCCTGGTGTGTGGCTACATTGGTTACCGCAGTGCTGGTGGTCGGCTCGGTCAGCAGCGTCATCAGTGGTGGTGTGCAGGCAGGTGCCAGTGTGGCCGGCGGTGCAGCCAGCGCGATGACCCAAGCGGCCGGCTCTGCTGCAGCGAACACCGACAGCAATCAGTACGGTTACTACATCGACAGCCTGTTCCGTGATGACCGTCCGGCCTCCGTCAGCGATGACGCAGCGCATGGTGCGGTGGCCCGTATTTTCGCGCAAAGCCTGGCCAATGGTCAGTTGAGTGCCGAAGACCGTACCTACCTGGCGCAGCTGGTCGCACAGCGGACCAACCTGACTCAGGCCGATGCCGAGCGCCGCGTCGATGAGATCTACGCGCGCACTCAGAAAGCCCTGGCCGACGCCAAGCTGAAAGCTCAACAAGCCGCCGACACCGCTGCGAAAGTCGCTGCCTGGACCTCGCTGTGGATGTTCATCTCGCTGTTGGCCGGTGCGTTCTTCGCCAGCCTCGCGGCTACTTACGGCGGTCGTCGCCGGGATGCCGTCGAGTACGTAGAAGTCGACACCTACACCACGACCACTCCAGTCCGTTAA
- a CDS encoding response regulator transcription factor — protein sequence MTRILTIEDDAVTAREIVAELSSHGLEVDWVDNGREGLDRAVSGNYDLITLDRMLPELDGLAIVTTLRTMGVATPILMISALSDVDERVRGLRAGGDDYLTKPFATDEMAARVEVLLRRQNSGATQATTLQVADLELDLISHEARRAEQVLTLLPTEYKLLEFLMRNSGQILSRMMIFEEVWGYHFDPGTNLIDVHIGRLRKKIDAVGNVPLIRTVRGSGYVIAEPV from the coding sequence ATGACTCGTATCTTGACCATCGAAGACGACGCCGTGACTGCGCGGGAAATCGTCGCCGAACTGAGCAGCCACGGGCTGGAAGTCGACTGGGTCGACAATGGCCGCGAAGGCCTCGACCGCGCCGTGAGCGGCAACTACGACCTGATCACCCTCGACCGCATGCTGCCCGAACTCGATGGTCTGGCCATCGTCACCACCCTGCGCACCATGGGCGTGGCCACACCGATCCTGATGATCAGCGCCCTCTCCGATGTTGACGAACGCGTACGCGGCTTGCGCGCTGGCGGTGATGACTACCTGACCAAACCGTTCGCCACCGATGAAATGGCCGCACGGGTTGAAGTGTTGCTGCGTCGGCAGAACAGCGGCGCGACTCAGGCGACAACCTTGCAGGTGGCCGACCTCGAACTGGACTTGATCAGCCACGAAGCGCGCCGTGCCGAACAGGTGCTGACGCTATTGCCGACCGAATACAAGCTGCTCGAATTCCTGATGCGCAACAGCGGCCAGATCCTTTCGCGGATGATGATTTTCGAGGAAGTCTGGGGTTATCACTTCGACCCGGGCACCAACCTCATCGACGTGCATATCGGCCGTCTGCGCAAGAAGATCGACGCGGTGGGCAACGTTCCGTTGATCCGCACGGTACGGGGCTCGGGTTATGTCATTGCCGAACCCGTCTGA
- a CDS encoding SRPBCC family protein: MPTASATIDIPASADQVWQLIGGFNTLPDWLPFIPNSELSDGGRVRTLQTADGAVVVERLQAFDNAAKTYSYSIEQAPFPATDYLATIKVEAQGQGARVTWSGRFNAKGVSDEEVVALFSGIYQGGLEALRANYPT; this comes from the coding sequence ATGCCTACAGCATCAGCAACCATCGATATCCCGGCCTCGGCCGATCAGGTCTGGCAATTGATCGGCGGCTTCAACACGCTGCCCGATTGGCTGCCCTTTATTCCCAACAGTGAACTGAGCGACGGTGGGCGCGTGCGCACCTTGCAAACCGCTGACGGCGCTGTGGTGGTAGAGCGTCTGCAAGCGTTCGACAACGCCGCGAAAACCTACAGCTATTCGATTGAACAGGCGCCGTTCCCGGCCACTGATTATCTGGCGACGATCAAGGTCGAAGCCCAAGGGCAGGGCGCACGGGTGACGTGGTCGGGGCGCTTCAACGCCAAAGGCGTGAGCGATGAGGAGGTGGTGGCGCTGTTCAGCGGCATCTACCAGGGTGGACTCGAAGCACTCCGAGCCAATTACCCAACCTGA